The Lycium barbarum isolate Lr01 chromosome 9, ASM1917538v2, whole genome shotgun sequence genome has a segment encoding these proteins:
- the LOC132611870 gene encoding uncharacterized protein LOC132611870, which yields MYNLWKKLKNLKVLNNYLASYSQKLQQASQKLEITQASLRVQPMDQSLIDQEKATLLEIAKWRNIEELALRQKSKSNWITSRDSNSKYFHAQCKIRASRNTITSVYADNGSKITDPVLVETEFISFFTKHMGTAAEEMPCLNSETIRRGPCLSYQQKFDLIRDMTNVEILAAIKGVIMQS from the coding sequence ATGTATAACCTGtggaagaagttgaagaatttgaAGGTGTTAAACAACTACCTAGCCTCATATAGTCAAAAACTCCAACAGGCTAGTCAAAAACTGGAGATCACTCAAGCATCTTTGAGGGTTCAACCTATGGATCAATCTCTCATAGACCAAGAAAAAGCCACTTTGTTGGAGATTGCAAAATGGAGAAATATTGAAGAATTAGCCCTTAGACAGAAATCCAAGTCTAACTGGATCACTAGTAGGGATTCTAATAGCAAGTACTTTCATGCCCAATGCAAGATAAGGGCAAGTAGAAACACCATAACTTCTGTGTATGCTGACAATGGCTCAAAAATTACTGACCCTGTACTGGTTGAGACTGAATTCATATCTTTCTTCACTAAGCATATGGGTACTGCTGCTGAAGAAATGCCATGCCTAAATTCAGAAACTATTAGAAGAGGACCTTGTCTTTCTTACCAACAGAAGTTTGACCTGATCAGAGATATGACTAATGTGGAAATTCTAGCTGCAATCAAAGGGGTAATAATGCAATCCTAG